The proteins below are encoded in one region of Alkalidesulfovibrio alkalitolerans DSM 16529:
- the rpsT gene encoding 30S ribosomal protein S20: MANHKSALKRHKQSLVRNARNRAMKTRVKNAIKAVREAVTLGDKEKATVALKAATSVLDKAATKKVIHWRNAGRKVSRLSVAVSKLG, encoded by the coding sequence TTGGCCAATCACAAGTCCGCGCTCAAGAGGCACAAGCAGAGCCTGGTTCGCAACGCCCGCAACCGCGCCATGAAAACCAGGGTCAAGAACGCCATCAAGGCCGTTCGCGAAGCCGTCACCCTGGGCGACAAGGAAAAGGCGACCGTCGCCCTCAAGGCCGCCACGTCCGTGCTGGACAAGGCCGCGACCAAGAAGGTCATCCACTGGCGTAACGCCGGACGCAAGGTGTCCCGCCTGAGCGTCGCCGTGTCCAAGCTGGGCTGA